The following are encoded in a window of Sminthopsis crassicaudata isolate SCR6 chromosome 3, ASM4859323v1, whole genome shotgun sequence genomic DNA:
- the LOC141565007 gene encoding uncharacterized protein LOC141565007, with protein MAPENHRAPPQELVTFKDVAVNFSPEEWGLLDPDEKELHKEVMLENAENLLSLGLPVSREDFIFQVEGGGLRDSWPDAETWFDMKQMSANLKMISWKDLFQYSERKIVLAKHKRNHIEEEHYEWNIHKKALRKSSSVSKDKNIHPEKKTPDCHECDEDFLVLSSLAKHQRIHAGEKPYECKKYGKTLRERSTPAKHKRIRIEKQSYKCNQCGKDFQCYSKLAQHQRIHTGEKPYECNQCGKTFTRSDSLHEHQRIHTGEKPYECNECGKAFVYRSYLNAHKRIHTGEKPYACKDCGKTFTSHSSVSVHKRIHTGEKPYECNECGKAFTSHSSLADHQRIHTGEKPYKCKQCQKAFTKRSYLNVHQRIHTGEKPYECNQCGKAFTYSSHLTDHQRIHTGEKPYECNECGKTFTYCSSLAKHQRIHTGEKPYKCNECGKAFTQRSHVAIHQRIHTGEKPYACNECGKTFTYCSSLAKHQRIHTREKHYQCNKRGMAFIQCSNLTSHQRIHTGEKPYDCSDYGKPFT; from the exons ATGGCCCCTGAAAACCACAGAGCCCCACCCCAG GAGTTGGTGACCTTCAAGGATGTGGCCGTGAACTTCAGCCCTGAGGAGTGGGGTCTGTTGGACCCAGATGAGAAAGAGCTGCACAAGGAGGTCATGCTGGAGAATGCCGAGAACTTGCTCTCCCTGG GACTTCCAGTTTCCAGAGAAGATTTCATCTTCCAAGTAGAGGGAGGAGGCCTGAGGGACTCCTGGCCCG ATGCAGAGACATGGTTTGATATGAAGCAGATGAGTGCAAATCTGAAAATGATCTCATGGAAAGACCTTTTTCAATATAGTGAACGCAAGATTGTTCTTGCTAAGCACAAAAGAAACCACATTGAAGAGGAACACTATGAATGGAATATACacaaaaaagctttaagaaagagTTCCAGTGTTTCTAAAGATAAGAATATACATCCTGAAAAGAAAACACCTGACTGTCATGAATGTGATGAAGATTTTCTTGTACTCTCTTCCCTTGCCAAGCATCAGAGAATCCAtgctggagagaaaccttatgaatgtaagaaatatggaaagactttgaGAGAGCGGTCTACTCCTGCTAAACATAAGAGAATTCGCATAGAAAAACAatcttataaatgtaatcaatgtggaaaggattTCCAATGTTATTCCAAATTGGCgcaacatcagagaatccacactggagaaaaaccttatgaatgtaatcagtgtggaaagactttcacacGGAGCGACAGTCTTcatgaacatcagagaatccacactggagagaagccttatgaatgtaatgaatgtggaaaggctttcgtATATCGCTCCTATCTTAATGCACAtaagagaatccatactggagagaagccttatgcaTGTAAAGattgtggaaagactttcacatcACACTCCAGTGTTTCTGTTCataagagaatccacactggagagaagccttatgaatgtaatgaatgtggaaaggctttcacatcCCACTCCAGTCTTGCTgatcatcagagaatccacactggagagaagccttataaatgtaagcAATGTCAAAAGGCTTTCACAAAGCGCTCCTATCTtaatgtacatcagagaatccacactggagagaagccttatgaatgtaatcaatgtggaaaggctttcacatatAGCTCCCATCTTACTGACCATcaaagaattcacactggagagaagccttatgaatgcaatgaatgtggaaagactttcacataTTGCTCCAGTCTTgctaaacatcagagaattcacactggagagaagccttataaatgtaatgaatgtggaaaggcttttacacaaCGCTCCCATGTTGCcatccatcagagaatccacactggagagaagccttatgcatgtaatgaatgtggaaagactttcacataTTGCTCCAGTCTTgctaaacatcagagaatccacactagAGAGAAGCATTATCAATGTAACAAACGTGGAATGGCTTTCATACAGTGCAGCAATCTTACttcccatcagagaatccacactggggagaagcctTATGATTGTAGTGACTATGGAAAGCCTTTCACATGA
- the LOC141564989 gene encoding uncharacterized protein LOC141564989 isoform X4, producing MSPESCRPPPQELVTFKDVAVHFSPEEWGLLDPDQKELHKEVMLENAENLLSLGLMVSREDLISLLERGGLRNSCPDAETWFDMKEMTTNLKVISWKDFFQYSEYRPLVAKQKKNHPGKEHYEWNTHRNALIKSSSVAKDKNIHSEEKTPECHECDKALLVLSSLGKHQRIHAGEKLYECKKHGKTLKEQFTSAKHETIHTEKQPCKCNQCGKDFQCYSKLTQHQRIHRGEKPYKCNECGKTFTSHSRLVVHHRIHTGEKPYECNECEKTFTSHSSLADHKRIHTGENLYECNECGKAFINRSRLAVHQRMHTGEKPYKCNECGKAFIHRSHLVVHQRIHTGEKPYECNECGKTFTSHSNLAAHQRIHTAEKPYECNECGKAFTMHSRLVVHQRIHTGEKPYECNECGKTFTMHSSLAEHQRIHTREKLYECNECGKVFTMQSRLVVHQRIHTGEKPYECNECGKTFTSHCNLATHQRIHTGEKPYECNECGKTFTQRSPLVVHQRIHTGEKPYKCNECGKAFIDRSYLAVHQRMHTGENPYKCNECGKAFTMHSQLVVHQRIHTGEKPYECNECGKTFTSHSNLAAHQRIHTGEKPYKCNQCGKTFTHLSGFNIHQRIHTGEKPYKCNECGKAFIDRSYLPVHQRIHTGEKPYKCNECGKAFIAQCHLAVHQRIHTGEKPYKCNECGKTFIRHSYLNAHNRIHTGEKPYECNECGRAFIHCSHLVVHQRIHTGEKPYECNECGKAFIDRSHLVVHQRIHTGEKP from the coding sequence aTGCAGAGACATGGTTTGATATGAAAGAGATGACTACAAATCTGAAAGTGATCTCATGGAAAGACTTTTTTCAATATAGTGAATACAGGCCTCTTGTTGCTAAGCAGAAAAAAAACCATCCTGGAAAGGAACACTATGAATGGAATACACACagaaatgctttaataaaaagttCTAGTGTTGCTAAAGATAAGAATATACATTCTGAAGAGAAAACACCTGAGTGTCATGAATGTGATAAAGCTTTGCTTGTACTCTCTTCACTTGGCAAGCATCAGAGAATCCATGCTGGAGAGAAACTTTATGAATgtaagaaacatggaaagactttgaAGGAGCAATTTACTTCTGCTAAACATGAGACAATTCACACAGAAAAACAGCCTTgcaaatgtaatcaatgtggaaaggattTCCAATGTTATTCCAAATTGactcaacatcagagaatccacaggggagaaaagccttataaatgtaatgaatgtggaaagactttcacatcTCACTCCCGTCTTGTTGTCCATCatagaatccatactggagaaaagccttatgaatgtaatgaatgtgaaaAGACTTTCACATCTCACTCCAGTCTTGCTGACCAtaagagaattcacactggagaaaatctgtatgaatgtaatgaatgtggaaaagctttcataAATCGCTCCCGACTTGCTGTCCATCAGAGAatgcacactggagagaaaccttataaatgtaatgaatgtggaaaagctttcataCATCGCTCCCATCTTgttgtccatcagagaatccacactggagaaaagccttatgaatgtaatgaatgtggaaagactttcacatcTCACTCCAATCTTGCtgcccatcagagaatccacactgcagagaagccttatgaatgtaatgaatgtggaaaggctttcacaatgCACTCCCGTCTTgttgtccatcagagaatccacactggagagaagccttatgaatgtaatgaatgtggaaagactttcacaatGCACTCCAGTCTTgctgaacatcagagaattcacactagAGAGAAgctttatgaatgtaatgaatgtggaaaagtttTCACAATGCAATCTCGTCTTgttgtccatcagagaatccacactggagagaagccttatgaatgtaatgaatgtggaaagactttcacatcTCACTGCAATCTTGCTacccatcagagaatccacactggagagaagccttatgaatgtaatgaatgtggaaagacttttacacAACGCTCCCCTCTTgttgtccatcagagaatccacacgggagagaagccttataaatgtaatgaatgtggaaaggctttcatagaTCGATCCTACCTTGCTGTCCATCAGAGAATGCACACTGGAGAGAAtccctataaatgtaatgaatgtggaaaggctttcacaatgCACTCTCAACTTGTTgtgcatcagagaatccacactggagaaaagccttatgaatgtaatgaatgtggaaagactttcacatcTCACTCCAATCTTGCtgcccatcagagaatccatactggagagaagccttataaatgtaatcaatgtggaaagactttcacacaTCTCTCCGGTTTTAAtatccatcagagaatccacactggagagaagccttataaatgtaatgaatgtggaaaggctttcatcgATCGATCCTACCTTCctgtccatcagagaatccacactggagagaagccttataaatgtaatgaatgtggaaaggctttcatagCTCAATGCCACCTTGctgtccatcagagaatccacactggagagaagccgtataaatgtaatgaatgtggaaagactttcataagGCACTCTTATCTTAATGCACACAacagaatccacactggagagaagccttatgaatgtaatgaatgtggaagagCTTTCATACATTGCTCTCATCTAGTTGttcatcagagaatccacactggagagaagccttatgaatgtaatgaatgtggaaaggcttttatagATCGATCCCACCTTgttgtccatcagagaatccacactggagagaagccttaa